A window of the Bradyrhizobium ottawaense genome harbors these coding sequences:
- a CDS encoding glycosyltransferase family 4 protein: protein MRILIATDAWHPQVNGVVRTLTSLARSAATLDADISFLTPEGFPSVGVPTYPGLRMALPNRREIARRIEQAAPEAIHIATEGPIGWAVRGYCRRNKLAFTTSYTTRFPEYVEVRTMIPAGVGYALLRHFHSAASMTMIATASLRQELAERGFRRLGSWGRGVDTELFNPDSPAKLDLPRPIFMTMGRVAVEKNLEAFLALDLPGTKVVVGDGPQRAQLAQKYPDAVFLGEKKGADLTAHLAAADVFVFPSLTDTFGVVQLEALACGTPVAAFPVTGPKDVIADHPIGALDNDLRRACLRALTMSRETCRHFALERSWENSARQFIGNLAALQPSRVPRPAPRAAARSAVQG, encoded by the coding sequence ATGCGGATATTGATTGCGACCGACGCCTGGCACCCGCAGGTGAATGGCGTCGTCCGGACACTGACATCGCTGGCCCGCAGCGCTGCCACGCTGGACGCCGACATCAGTTTCCTCACCCCCGAGGGGTTTCCCTCGGTCGGGGTTCCAACCTATCCGGGACTGCGGATGGCGTTGCCGAACCGGCGCGAGATCGCGCGGCGGATCGAGCAGGCCGCACCCGAAGCCATTCACATCGCGACCGAAGGGCCGATCGGCTGGGCGGTGCGCGGCTATTGCCGCCGCAACAAACTCGCCTTTACCACGTCCTACACGACGCGGTTCCCGGAATATGTCGAAGTCCGCACCATGATTCCGGCTGGTGTCGGCTACGCGCTGCTGCGGCACTTCCACTCGGCCGCATCGATGACGATGATCGCAACTGCCTCGCTGCGGCAGGAGCTGGCCGAGCGCGGCTTTCGCAGGCTCGGCTCCTGGGGGCGCGGCGTCGACACCGAACTGTTCAACCCGGACAGTCCTGCCAAGCTCGATCTGCCGCGGCCGATCTTCATGACCATGGGCCGCGTCGCGGTCGAAAAGAATCTCGAGGCGTTTCTCGCGCTGGATCTGCCGGGAACCAAAGTGGTTGTCGGTGACGGACCGCAGCGGGCACAGCTCGCGCAGAAATATCCGGACGCGGTGTTCCTCGGCGAGAAAAAGGGCGCGGACCTGACCGCGCATCTCGCGGCCGCTGACGTCTTCGTGTTTCCGAGCCTCACCGACACTTTTGGCGTGGTGCAGCTCGAGGCCTTGGCCTGCGGCACGCCGGTCGCGGCGTTCCCGGTCACCGGCCCCAAGGACGTCATTGCCGATCATCCGATCGGCGCGCTGGACAACGATCTGCGCCGCGCCTGCCTGCGCGCGCTGACGATGTCGCGCGAGACCTGTCGCCATTTCGCGCTGGAGCGTTCCTGGGAAAACAGCGCCCGGCAATTCATCGGCAATCTGGCCGCGTTGCAGCCGAGCCGCGTGCCGCGGCCCGCGCCGCGGGCGGCCGCGCGAAGCGCCGTGCAGGGTTAG
- a CDS encoding class I SAM-dependent methyltransferase, with translation MAEIIKLDGSRPLDFDRETVEQAYDRWAPVYDLVFGGVFSKGRKAAIQATNKIGGRVLEVGVGTGISLPQYAPHLRIFGTDISEAMLDKAKKRVTELGLKNVEGLAVMDAEKLEFPDNSFDVVMAQYVVTAVPNPEKALDEFARVLRPGGELIILTRVSADAGMRRFIEQRLQPVVRPLGFRTAEFAWSRYAQWLAGARGIELAERRLVPPLGHFSLVRFRKIEAAAAVA, from the coding sequence ATGGCAGAAATCATCAAGCTCGACGGCTCGCGGCCGCTGGACTTCGACCGCGAGACGGTCGAGCAAGCCTACGACCGCTGGGCGCCGGTGTACGACCTCGTATTCGGCGGCGTGTTCAGCAAGGGCCGCAAGGCCGCGATCCAGGCCACCAACAAGATCGGCGGCCGGGTGCTCGAGGTCGGTGTCGGCACCGGCATCTCGTTGCCGCAATACGCGCCGCATCTGCGCATCTTCGGCACCGATATTTCGGAAGCGATGCTGGACAAGGCCAAGAAGCGCGTCACCGAACTCGGCCTGAAAAATGTCGAGGGCCTCGCGGTGATGGACGCCGAGAAACTCGAATTCCCCGACAATTCGTTCGACGTCGTGATGGCGCAATATGTCGTCACCGCGGTGCCGAACCCGGAAAAGGCGCTCGACGAATTCGCTCGCGTGCTGCGGCCGGGCGGCGAACTCATCATCCTGACCCGGGTCAGCGCCGATGCCGGCATGCGCCGCTTCATCGAACAGCGGCTGCAGCCGGTGGTGCGTCCGCTCGGCTTCCGCACCGCCGAATTCGCCTGGTCGCGCTATGCGCAGTGGCTCGCCGGCGCACGCGGCATCGAACTCGCCGAGCGCCGCCTGGTGCCGCCGCTCGGCCATTTCTCGCTGGTGCGTTTCCGCAAGATCGAGGCCGCCGCGGCCGTGGCGTAA